A single genomic interval of Musa acuminata AAA Group cultivar baxijiao chromosome BXJ3-4, Cavendish_Baxijiao_AAA, whole genome shotgun sequence harbors:
- the LOC103982494 gene encoding uncharacterized protein LOC103982494, which translates to MSMSKGSKMLQYINYRMRVTIQDGRQLVGKFMAFDRHMNLVLGDCEEFRRLPPVKGAAAAAGKKPGEEREDRRTLGLVLLRGEEVVSMTVEGPPPPDESRAKAHAAAALAGPGVGRAAGRGIPTAPLIQAQPGLAGPVRGVGGPAPGMMQPQISRPPVPQLSAPPVSYPQVIRPPPPGQMPGYPGQPPSMGQRPPTGMPVQFAARPGAPPPPFPVPPQMMRVPPPVMRPGMPAPLPPRPGMPPPPGGPVPVFAPPRPGMPPPPPPNQQ; encoded by the coding sequence ATGTCGATGTCGAAGGGCTCCAAGATGCTGCAGTACATCAACTACCGGATGCGCGTCACGATCCAGGACGGCCGCCAGCTAGTGGGAAAGTTCATGGCCTTCGACCGCCACATGAACCTCGTCCTCGGCGACTGCGAGGAGTTCCGCAGGCTGCCCCCTGTCAAGGGCGCCGCCGCTGCGGCGGGCAAGAAGCCCGGCGAGGAGCGGGAGGACCGCCGCACTCTCGGCCTCGTCCTCCTTCGCGGTGAGGAGGTTGTGTCAATGACCGTCGAGGGCCCTCCGCCCCCCGACGAGTCCCGCGCTAAGGCCCACGCCGCCGCAGCTCTTGCTGGCCCCGGCGTTGGCCGCGCCGCCGGCCGCGGCATCCCTACCGCGCCTCTCATCCAGGCCCAGCCCGGGCTCGCCGGGCCCGTGCGTGGCGTCGGCGGGCCCGCACCCGGGATGATGCAGCCACAGATCTCGCGCCCTCCGGTGCCTCAGCTGTCGGCCCCGCCTGTCTCCTATCCTCAGGTCATCCGCCCTCCGCCGCCGGGGCAGATGCCGGGTTACCCAGGCCAGCCCCCGTCGATGGGCCAACGCCCACCCACAGGTATGCCTGTTCAGTTTGCTGCGAGGCCTGGGGCTCCACCACCGCCATTCCCGGTGCCGCCACAGATGATGAGGGTCCCTCCGCCGGTGATGCGGCCTGGTATGCCTGCCCCACTGCCGCCAAGGCCAGGGATGCCACCACCGCCAGGTGGGCCGGTGCCTGTGTTTGCTCCACCAAGACCTGGAATGCCACCACCACCTCCGCCAAATCAACAGTGA